The Coregonus clupeaformis isolate EN_2021a chromosome 3, ASM2061545v1, whole genome shotgun sequence genome includes a region encoding these proteins:
- the LOC123482170 gene encoding DNA-directed RNA polymerase subunit beta''-like, producing the protein MEEYTIEEEYTIEEKYTIEEEYTIEEEYTIEEEYKIEEKYTIEEKYTIEEEYTIEEEYTIEEEYTIEEEYTIEEEYTIEEEYTIEEEYTIEEEYKIEEEYTIEEEYTIEEEYTIEEEYTIEEEYTIEEEYTIEEEYTIEEEYTIEEEYTIEEEYTIEEEYTIEEEYTIEEEYKIEEEYTIEEEYTIEEKYTIEEEYTIEEEYTIEEEYTIEEEYKIEEEYTIEEEYTIEEEYTIDKDIKKGDEERLDKMVDKSWRRERRQQRGLLRIKRREYL; encoded by the coding sequence AGGAGTACACAATAGAAGAGGAGTACACAATAGAAGAGAAGTACACAATAGAAGAGGAGTACACAATAGAAGAGGAGTACACAATAGAAGAGGAGTACAAAATAGAAGAGAAGTACACAATAGAAGAGAAGTACACAATAGAAGAGGAGTACACAATAGAAGAGGAGTACACAATAGAAGAGGAGTACACAATAGAAGAGGAGTACACAATAGAAGAGGAGTACACAATAGAAGAGGAGTACACAATAGAAGAGGAGTACACAATAGAAGAGGAGTACAAAATAGAAGAGGAGTACACAATAGAAGAGGAGTACACAATAGAAGAGGAGTACACAATAGAAGAGGAGTACACAATAGAAGAGGAGTACACAATAGAAGAGGAGTACACAATAGAAGAGGAGTACACAATAGAAGAGGAGTACACAATAGAAGAGGAGTACACAATAGAAGAGGAGTACACAATAGAAGAGGAGTACACAATAGAAGAGGAGTACACAATAGAAGAGGAGTACAAAATAGAAGAGGAGTACACAATAGAAGAGGAGTACACAATAGAAGAGAAGTACACAATAGAAGAGGAGTACACAATAGAAGAGGAGTACACAATAGAAGAGGAGTACACAATAGAAGAGGAGTACAAAATAGAAGAGGAGTACACAATAGAAGAGGAGTACACAATAGAAGAGGAGTACACAATAGACAAAGATATAAAAAaaggggatgaggagagactTGACAAGATGGTTGACAAGTCATGGAGGAGAGAGCGGCGACAACAGAGAGGCCTGTTAAGGATTAAGAGAAGGGAGTACCTGTGA